The Tepidibacter aestuarii genome contains a region encoding:
- a CDS encoding peptidoglycan-binding domain-containing protein, giving the protein MADGSLLVQVIDSKTKTPISGCRVNIYSTETDAQKTLAENIPTNEFGQTPVINLPAPDLKYSQKPSDVRPYSTYVVEVIKDGYIDVIVDGIQILATELAIQNIELDKIQNTRFMRQESEIVVISEHTLWGIFPPKIPEAPNKIIPPPTGFVVLDFPQVPEYIIVHDGSPDDDSAPNYWVRYKDYIKNVASSEIYSTWPISTIYANVCAIISFTLNRVFTEWYRGKGKNFTITSSTAFDHKWVYGRNIFENISLVVDDIFNLYFSRPGDRRQPLLSQYCDGVRVECPTWMTQWGSKYQGDLGKSYDEILKFFYGPNIGFKRAQVVTGVPTSYPGYTLGIGSSGNEVRTIQNQLNRIAQNYPAIPKVKVDGIYGDSTAEAVKVFQEIFRLPVTGTVDFRTWFKISDIYVAVTKIAELK; this is encoded by the coding sequence ATGGCGGATGGTAGCTTGTTAGTTCAAGTTATAGATAGCAAAACTAAAACTCCAATATCAGGTTGTAGAGTTAATATTTACTCAACAGAAACTGATGCTCAAAAGACTTTAGCAGAAAATATCCCGACAAATGAATTTGGTCAAACACCAGTTATAAATTTACCAGCACCTGACCTTAAATATTCACAAAAGCCATCAGATGTAAGGCCTTATAGCACCTACGTAGTAGAGGTTATAAAAGATGGATATATAGATGTTATAGTCGATGGTATTCAAATACTGGCAACAGAACTTGCTATTCAAAATATAGAGCTTGATAAAATACAAAACACCAGGTTCATGAGACAAGAAAGTGAAATTGTAGTTATTAGCGAACATACTCTATGGGGAATATTTCCTCCAAAAATTCCTGAAGCACCAAATAAGATTATACCGCCACCTACAGGATTTGTAGTTTTAGATTTCCCTCAAGTTCCAGAGTACATTATAGTACATGACGGTTCACCAGATGATGATTCTGCTCCTAACTATTGGGTTAGATATAAAGACTATATAAAAAATGTAGCATCATCTGAAATATACTCAACATGGCCAATAAGCACAATATACGCAAATGTATGTGCTATAATATCATTTACTTTAAACAGAGTTTTTACAGAATGGTATCGAGGAAAAGGAAAAAACTTTACTATAACATCATCAACAGCATTCGATCATAAATGGGTATACGGAAGAAATATATTCGAAAATATAAGTTTAGTTGTAGACGATATATTCAATCTATACTTTAGTAGACCAGGAGATAGAAGGCAACCTCTTCTTTCTCAGTACTGTGATGGTGTTCGAGTTGAATGTCCTACATGGATGACTCAATGGGGTAGCAAATATCAGGGAGACCTAGGTAAATCTTATGATGAAATATTAAAATTTTTTTACGGACCTAATATCGGATTTAAAAGAGCTCAAGTCGTAACAGGAGTCCCTACCTCTTATCCTGGTTATACCCTAGGAATTGGCTCAAGTGGAAATGAAGTTAGAACAATACAGAATCAGCTAAATAGAATAGCTCAAAACTATCCTGCTATACCTAAAGTAAAGGTAGATGGTATATATGGAGATTCAACTGCTGAAGCTGTAAAAGTATTTCAAGAAATATTTAGATTGCCAGTTACAGGAACAGTAGATTTTCGTACTTGGTTTAAAATTTCTGATATTTATGTAGCTGTTACTAAAATTGCAGAATTGAAATGA
- a CDS encoding LysM peptidoglycan-binding domain-containing protein: MEIYKVNNGDSLYDISNKFNVSIDDIVKANNLPYYDKVAVGMNLLIPSNSNKVNKNYFDYKVKVGDFLYKIAKKFNIDYKDIININNLKSPYVVYPGQTIKIPSSSTRQSISTLPFFQPGKDYEKYYDYIKQVSDELTYMAIFDVRTDKDGNLISEVPDGLSQFVLDNNISPLPVITNFDGVNFNKDLAREVLTDNVDTLIDNIVKLTIDNNYGGVILDFENLYPDDRDLFNTFVKKLSEKLHENNKVLGMAIAPKWEDWSDRPWVGFFDYEELGKYLDIAYIMTYEWGWVGGDPQPIAPLPNVKKVLDYAITKMPKDVIYMGVNLYGYDWLVYKYKQESAETVTLENAYKLAIDNNAQIMWNNQSKTPYFRYTDSNNDLHEVHFEDALSQLYKHELARDMNLEGIGYWVLNTEIAPTWYILDDLFEVRKVM, translated from the coding sequence ATGGAAATTTATAAAGTAAATAACGGAGATAGCCTTTATGATATTTCAAATAAGTTCAATGTATCTATAGATGATATCGTAAAAGCTAATAATCTTCCCTATTATGATAAAGTAGCTGTTGGAATGAATCTTTTAATACCTTCAAATTCGAATAAGGTTAATAAGAATTATTTCGACTATAAAGTAAAAGTTGGTGATTTCTTGTATAAGATAGCCAAAAAATTTAATATAGATTACAAAGATATAATAAATATAAATAATTTAAAATCTCCATATGTAGTTTATCCTGGTCAAACTATCAAAATACCTAGTTCTAGCACACGACAATCTATTTCTACGCTACCTTTTTTTCAGCCTGGAAAAGATTACGAAAAATATTATGATTATATAAAGCAAGTATCAGATGAATTAACTTATATGGCTATTTTTGATGTAAGAACCGATAAGGATGGAAATTTAATCAGTGAAGTCCCAGATGGTTTGTCCCAGTTTGTACTAGACAATAACATAAGTCCACTTCCTGTTATAACTAATTTTGATGGAGTTAATTTTAATAAAGATTTAGCAAGAGAAGTTTTAACAGATAATGTGGATACATTGATAGATAACATAGTTAAATTAACTATCGATAACAATTACGGAGGAGTTATCCTAGATTTTGAAAACCTATATCCAGATGATAGAGATTTATTTAATACTTTTGTCAAAAAACTATCTGAAAAACTTCATGAAAATAATAAAGTACTTGGAATGGCTATTGCCCCTAAATGGGAAGATTGGTCTGATAGACCTTGGGTTGGATTCTTCGACTATGAAGAGCTAGGAAAATACTTGGATATAGCATATATTATGACTTATGAATGGGGATGGGTAGGTGGAGATCCTCAGCCTATAGCACCTCTTCCTAATGTAAAAAAAGTACTCGATTACGCTATAACCAAAATGCCTAAAGATGTAATCTATATGGGAGTAAATTTATACGGATATGATTGGCTTGTTTATAAATATAAACAAGAGTCTGCAGAGACAGTAACACTTGAAAATGCATACAAACTAGCAATAGACAATAATGCTCAAATAATGTGGAATAATCAATCTAAAACTCCGTACTTTAGATATACAGATAGTAATAATGATCTTCATGAGGTTCATTTTGAAGATGCTCTAAGCCAATTATATAAGCATGAACTTGCAAGAGATATGAATCTTGAAGGTATTGGTTATTGGGTTTTAAATACTGAAATAGCTCCTACTTGGTATATTCTAGACGACTTATTTGAGGTTAGGAAGGTGATGTAA
- a CDS encoding PrsW family intramembrane metalloprotease, translating to MNIKLLITATAPAFALLIGIYLTDRYDKEPPELLFKVFILGCLSVIPTIIVEKILDRFNVFSGIMWPFYTAFIVAGFTEEYFKRLVVLKSAFKSAHFNEKLDGIVYCTFASLGFATIENIMYVAFKFSSNPTIGIGRGIFSVPSHMLYGVTMGYYLSLAKYCVMEERVCKKYMRKSLTMPIILHGIFDFILMSNMPILMALFVPYVIYLWKINLSKLNKYTQESKDRFGFINKIQKE from the coding sequence ATGAATATTAAACTTTTGATTACAGCAACAGCACCAGCTTTTGCACTTTTAATTGGAATATATCTTACAGATAGATATGATAAAGAACCCCCAGAGCTTTTATTTAAAGTATTTATACTGGGGTGTTTATCTGTTATTCCAACTATTATAGTTGAAAAAATATTAGATAGGTTCAATGTATTTTCAGGTATAATGTGGCCTTTTTATACAGCTTTTATAGTTGCAGGGTTTACGGAGGAGTATTTTAAGAGATTAGTAGTTTTAAAAAGTGCATTTAAAAGTGCTCATTTTAATGAAAAACTCGATGGAATAGTATATTGTACGTTTGCATCACTTGGATTTGCAACTATAGAGAATATAATGTATGTTGCATTTAAATTTAGCTCAAATCCTACTATTGGAATAGGAAGAGGAATATTTTCAGTACCATCTCATATGTTATATGGAGTAACTATGGGATATTACTTATCTCTTGCAAAATACTGTGTCATGGAAGAGCGTGTTTGCAAAAAATATATGCGGAAATCTTTGACTATGCCGATAATACTTCATGGTATATTTGATTTTATATTGATGTCTAATATGCCTATATTGATGGCTTTATTTGTACCTTATGTAATCTATCTATGGAAGATAAATTTGAGTAAGTTAAATAAATATACACAAGAATCAAAAGATAGATTTGGATTTATAAATAAAATACAGAAGGAATAA
- a CDS encoding EAL domain-containing protein codes for MKYKFYINWIILAIGVFFINILFLNNIPFKGNIQSSIFDFFIKTLGYVLSLLCFVISVKLKMKNLSLGWIFFSIYLFGDIVNVMEYNILNNWIINILFNSSIILAIIFIAYGFFKTIIEKETLLKEITHTEFNDSLTELPNRRDLEKNIKKALSENKKFAILFVDLDRFKLINDSLGRRHGDNILKKVAGRIKGNIRVEDYLARYGGDEFFIILNDIENENEITEIAKNIVHRFRKPFELEDTTVHITCSVGICLYPKNGNDMETLMENVEIAMHKTKESQGNGYQFYNDNIHSQIKYKFDIAESLRIGIQKDEFRLHYQPKVDISTNQIIGVEALVRWNHTKKGMIYPNEFIPIAEETGFIKTLDKHIVKLACLQIRDWIDRGKEPINISVNISPKLLHEENFIPYVESVFESTKIDPKYISIEIIETAAMEDKEYVYNILNILRNKGIKILLDDFGKGYSSLSYLKDLPIDKVKIDKLFVDEICFNNVNRTIMKAIIDMSKALNLKVLAEGVETVDQLNLLNELDCQSYQGYLYSKPVPIEKLEKMIYENEKKGAIV; via the coding sequence ATGAAATACAAATTCTATATAAATTGGATTATATTGGCGATTGGTGTTTTCTTTATAAATATATTATTTTTAAATAATATACCTTTTAAAGGAAATATTCAATCTAGCATATTCGATTTTTTTATTAAAACATTGGGGTATGTCCTATCTTTATTATGTTTTGTGATATCAGTGAAGTTAAAGATGAAAAATCTAAGCCTTGGATGGATATTTTTCTCCATATATCTATTTGGAGATATAGTAAATGTAATGGAGTATAATATATTAAATAACTGGATAATTAATATTTTATTTAATAGCTCAATAATATTAGCAATAATATTTATTGCTTATGGTTTTTTTAAAACCATAATAGAAAAAGAAACTTTATTAAAAGAAATAACTCATACTGAATTTAATGATTCTTTAACAGAACTTCCAAATAGAAGAGATCTTGAGAAAAATATCAAAAAGGCTCTATCAGAAAATAAAAAATTTGCTATATTATTTGTAGATTTAGATAGATTCAAATTGATAAATGATTCGTTAGGACGTAGGCATGGAGATAATATATTAAAAAAAGTAGCGGGAAGGATTAAGGGAAATATTAGAGTAGAAGATTATTTAGCAAGATATGGTGGAGATGAATTTTTTATAATACTCAATGATATTGAAAATGAAAATGAAATAACCGAAATCGCTAAAAATATCGTGCATAGATTTAGAAAACCATTTGAATTAGAAGATACAACTGTACATATAACATGTAGTGTAGGTATTTGTTTATATCCTAAAAATGGAAATGATATGGAAACACTTATGGAAAATGTTGAGATAGCTATGCATAAAACCAAGGAAAGTCAGGGGAATGGTTATCAGTTTTACAATGATAATATTCACAGTCAGATAAAATATAAATTCGACATTGCAGAAAGTCTTAGAATTGGAATACAGAAGGATGAGTTTAGGCTACATTATCAGCCTAAAGTGGATATAAGTACAAACCAAATAATTGGGGTTGAAGCTCTTGTTAGATGGAATCATACTAAAAAGGGAATGATCTATCCCAATGAATTTATACCTATAGCAGAAGAAACAGGTTTTATAAAAACATTAGATAAACATATAGTAAAGCTTGCATGCCTTCAAATAAGAGACTGGATAGATAGAGGTAAGGAACCCATAAATATTTCTGTTAATATATCTCCAAAGCTATTGCATGAAGAAAATTTTATTCCGTATGTAGAAAGTGTATTTGAATCTACAAAAATAGACCCTAAGTATATAAGTATTGAAATAATAGAAACGGCTGCCATGGAAGATAAAGAATATGTTTATAACATCTTAAACATATTAAGAAACAAGGGGATAAAAATACTTTTAGATGATTTTGGAAAGGGTTACTCATCATTAAGTTATTTGAAGGATTTACCTATAGATAAGGTTAAAATAGATAAATTATTTGTAGATGAAATCTGTTTTAATAATGTAAATAGAACTATAATGAAGGCTATTATCGATATGTCAAAAGCTCTAAATCTTAAGGTTTTAGCTGAAGGAGTAGAGACTGTAGATCAACTAAATTTATTGAATGAATTAGATTGTCAGTCTTATCAGGGATATTTATACAGTAAACCTGTACCTATTGAAAAACTAGAAAAAATGATATATGAGAACGAAAAAAAAGGCGCTATTGTATAA
- a CDS encoding endolytic transglycosylase MltG: MNINTTIEDTKTPSEDNSKIAMQDVVYFQVKSGQSGAQVASNLEDLGLIESSQDFLAKLKELNLENSIKANTYKLKTELSIDEIISILTK, encoded by the coding sequence ATGAATATAAACACTACTATTGAAGATACAAAAACTCCATCTGAAGATAATTCTAAAATTGCTATGCAAGATGTCGTATATTTCCAAGTCAAATCAGGGCAATCAGGTGCTCAAGTAGCTAGTAACCTTGAAGATCTAGGACTAATTGAATCGTCTCAAGATTTTTTAGCAAAGTTAAAAGAATTAAATCTTGAGAATTCTATAAAGGCAAATACATATAAGCTAAAAACAGAATTATCTATAGATGAAATAATATCTATACTTACAAAATAG